The Natrinema salifodinae genome includes a window with the following:
- a CDS encoding carboxymuconolactone decarboxylase family protein codes for MDERSPRIPTISTRDELPPNQRDRYDSIAEGRDDVSGPFPVLLQHPELAERVGRLGAYVRFESALAGRERELAILATAREFDCAYEWVFHEPIARREGVPTATIDAVATDDALDAVPDADALVVRYVRALLRDHGVSERTFRRAEERFGVRGLVELTATAGYYAMLACVLNAFEVRPDESPPFRSAT; via the coding sequence ATGGACGAGCGATCGCCACGGATTCCAACGATCTCGACGAGAGACGAGCTACCGCCGAATCAGCGCGACCGGTACGACAGTATCGCGGAGGGTCGCGACGACGTCAGCGGGCCGTTCCCCGTACTTTTGCAGCACCCGGAGTTGGCCGAGAGAGTGGGACGTCTCGGAGCGTATGTCCGTTTCGAGAGCGCACTCGCCGGTCGAGAACGGGAGCTGGCGATCCTCGCGACCGCACGCGAGTTCGACTGCGCCTACGAATGGGTCTTCCACGAGCCGATTGCCCGACGAGAGGGGGTCCCGACGGCGACCATCGACGCGGTCGCCACCGATGATGCGCTCGACGCGGTGCCGGACGCCGACGCTCTCGTCGTCCGGTACGTCCGAGCACTGCTCCGCGACCACGGAGTTTCCGAGCGGACGTTTCGACGAGCCGAGGAACGCTTCGGCGTCCGGGGCCTGGTGGAACTGACCGCGACCGCGGGCTACTACGCGATGCTCGCCTGCGTGCTGAACGCGTTCGAGGTCCGCCCGGACGAATCGCCGCCGTTTCGATCAGCGACGTAG
- a CDS encoding mandelate racemase/muconate lactonizing enzyme family protein, which yields MKDFSNQISNRDADRDVEITDIQTCVVEGNFEWNLIKIETDAGVTGIGESYRGGGVPELVEYAKRFLIGENPLDVQRLYRRIIQEMSGHGGTTGKVITAASGIEIALWDITGKILDVPVYQLLGGKFRDEIRIYCDCHAGEAYAVEDGYTEYADADAYSPEAYANEARRVVDMGFTALKFDLDLEMDNDPDPFNGRLSNGAVEYKRKLVEAVREEIGYDVDLAFDCHWDYSVESAKRLAYKLEDYDLMWLEDLIPPENTAAQIEVTKATETPVATGENRFRVHELSDLIYDHGVDIVTPDPTTVGGLGETMRIADRAEENYMPISPHNVCSPIGTMACVHLGAAIPNFDVLEYHALEVDWWDELHTRDEPLIQDGYIEVPEAPGLGIELDEGVAEDHRLDGTDGFE from the coding sequence ATGAAAGACTTCTCGAACCAGATATCGAACCGAGACGCGGACCGCGACGTCGAGATAACCGACATCCAGACCTGCGTCGTCGAAGGGAACTTCGAATGGAACCTGATCAAGATCGAGACCGATGCCGGCGTCACGGGGATCGGCGAGTCCTACCGGGGCGGCGGCGTGCCGGAACTCGTCGAGTACGCGAAGCGGTTCCTGATCGGCGAGAACCCGCTGGACGTCCAGCGGCTCTACAGGCGGATCATCCAGGAGATGTCCGGTCACGGCGGGACGACCGGCAAGGTCATCACCGCCGCCTCCGGCATCGAGATCGCGCTGTGGGACATCACCGGCAAGATCCTCGACGTCCCCGTCTATCAGCTGCTCGGTGGGAAGTTCCGCGACGAGATCCGGATCTACTGCGACTGTCACGCGGGCGAAGCCTACGCCGTCGAGGACGGCTACACCGAGTACGCCGACGCCGACGCGTACTCCCCCGAGGCATACGCGAACGAGGCGCGGCGGGTCGTCGACATGGGGTTTACCGCGCTCAAGTTCGACCTCGACCTCGAGATGGACAACGACCCGGACCCGTTCAACGGTCGGCTCAGCAACGGGGCCGTCGAGTACAAGCGCAAGCTCGTCGAGGCGGTCCGCGAGGAAATCGGCTACGACGTCGACCTCGCGTTCGACTGTCACTGGGACTACTCGGTCGAGAGCGCGAAGCGCCTGGCGTACAAGCTCGAGGACTACGACCTCATGTGGCTCGAGGACTTGATTCCGCCGGAGAACACGGCCGCGCAGATCGAGGTCACGAAAGCGACGGAGACGCCGGTCGCGACCGGTGAGAACCGCTTCCGCGTCCACGAACTCTCCGACCTGATCTACGACCACGGCGTCGACATCGTGACGCCGGATCCGACGACCGTCGGCGGTCTCGGCGAGACGATGCGGATCGCGGATCGCGCCGAGGAGAATTACATGCCGATCTCCCCACACAACGTCTGCAGTCCGATCGGGACGATGGCCTGCGTGCATCTCGGCGCTGCCATCCCGAACTTCGACGTCCTCGAGTATCACGCCCTCGAGGTCGACTGGTGGGACGAGTTGCACACGCGCGACGAGCCGCTTATCCAGGACGGATACATCGAGGTGCCGGAGGCGCCTGGCCTCGGGATCGAACTGGACGAGGGGGTCGCCGAGGACCACCGACTCGACGGAACGGACGGCTTCGAATAG
- the thrC gene encoding threonine synthase gives MARTVSCYDCGNTYAFDERKRCACGEPLWFETTPDEFAWDDAGAIDDAWRYIDALPVSNPTGVAPGGTPLVRAERLDEYAGCTLSLKHEGQNPTGSFKDRGSAVGIGYALEAGQAWVGTVSHGNMALSMSAYAAGAGLDCAVFVPADTPAERLELIGRHDPEIFRVEGDYGRLYADTLSLDAPVNFVNSDTPLRVAGQKTVAYEIVEQSAPDAPDAIVLPVSSGGQASAVWKALRELETAGAIDEIPRLYFCQAAACDPIAAAYRDDEPRVTPVTPEETIAVSIANADPPSGTRALAAARETGGAVVSVPDAAIRDAMDRLATRVGLSVEPSSAVAVAGVRRLAQRGEIEPSDDVVTVLTGSGYKERYDADVRSRTIDLDDVERELASVVGR, from the coding sequence ATGGCACGAACGGTATCCTGCTACGACTGCGGGAACACGTACGCGTTCGACGAGCGAAAGCGCTGTGCGTGCGGCGAACCGCTCTGGTTCGAGACGACACCGGACGAGTTCGCCTGGGACGACGCGGGTGCGATCGACGACGCGTGGCGCTACATCGACGCGCTCCCCGTCTCGAACCCGACCGGCGTCGCGCCCGGCGGCACTCCACTGGTCCGCGCGGAGCGCCTCGACGAGTACGCCGGCTGTACCCTCTCGTTGAAACACGAGGGACAGAACCCGACCGGTAGCTTCAAAGATCGAGGCAGCGCCGTCGGGATCGGGTACGCCCTCGAGGCTGGTCAGGCGTGGGTCGGAACCGTCTCCCACGGCAACATGGCGTTGAGTATGAGCGCGTACGCCGCCGGTGCGGGGCTCGACTGCGCCGTGTTCGTGCCCGCCGACACCCCCGCGGAGCGACTCGAACTGATCGGCCGCCACGACCCGGAGATCTTCCGGGTCGAGGGCGACTACGGGCGACTCTACGCGGACACCCTGTCGCTCGACGCCCCCGTGAACTTCGTCAACTCCGATACGCCGCTTCGCGTCGCCGGGCAGAAGACGGTCGCCTACGAGATCGTCGAGCAGTCGGCTCCGGACGCGCCCGACGCGATCGTCCTTCCGGTCAGCAGCGGTGGCCAGGCGAGCGCGGTCTGGAAAGCGCTCCGGGAACTGGAAACGGCTGGCGCGATAGACGAGATTCCGCGACTCTACTTCTGTCAGGCGGCCGCGTGCGACCCGATCGCGGCCGCGTACCGGGACGACGAGCCGCGGGTCACGCCGGTGACCCCCGAGGAGACGATCGCCGTCTCGATCGCGAACGCCGATCCGCCGAGCGGAACGCGAGCGCTCGCGGCGGCGCGCGAGACCGGCGGCGCGGTCGTCTCGGTCCCGGACGCGGCGATCCGCGACGCGATGGACCGACTCGCGACGCGGGTCGGACTCTCGGTCGAACCCTCGAGCGCCGTCGCCGTCGCCGGCGTTCGCCGCCTGGCGCAGCGGGGCGAGATCGAGCCGAGTGACGACGTCGTCACCGTCCTGACTGGCTCGGGCTACAAGGAGCGGTACGACGCCGACGTCCGGAGCCGAACGATCGACCTCGACGACGTCGAGCGGGAACTCGCGTCGGTCGTCGGCCGCTGA
- a CDS encoding SDR family oxidoreductase has translation MDLQITDNAALVTASSSGLGKASAKALAREGANVVINGRDEDRLEAAKAEIEDVAAGTVVARPGDLTDEDDIEALVETTVDEFGGIDHLVTSAGGPPSGPFLDTDDEDWYQAYELLVMSVVRLAREAEPHLREGEGTIVNITSRSVKEAIDSLVLSNSVRMSVIGLEKTLSQEFAPEVRANAVLPGPHETERIESLVEQAVDRGDYDSYEEGLDDWASNPLDRIGDPMELGNTVAFLSSPLSGYINGESVLIDGGSTGANL, from the coding sequence ATGGATCTCCAGATTACTGACAATGCGGCGCTGGTCACGGCGTCGTCCAGCGGGCTCGGCAAGGCGTCCGCGAAGGCGCTCGCTCGGGAAGGCGCGAACGTCGTCATCAACGGGCGCGACGAGGATCGACTCGAAGCGGCGAAAGCGGAGATCGAAGACGTCGCCGCGGGTACCGTCGTCGCTCGACCGGGCGATCTCACGGATGAGGACGACATCGAGGCGCTGGTCGAGACGACCGTCGACGAGTTCGGCGGTATCGACCACCTCGTGACGAGCGCCGGCGGACCCCCCTCCGGTCCGTTCCTCGACACCGACGACGAGGACTGGTACCAGGCCTACGAGCTGCTCGTGATGAGCGTCGTGCGCCTGGCCCGCGAGGCCGAGCCGCACCTCCGCGAGGGCGAGGGGACGATCGTGAACATCACGTCGCGAAGCGTCAAGGAGGCCATCGACAGCCTCGTGCTGTCGAACTCGGTCCGCATGAGCGTCATCGGTCTCGAGAAGACCCTCTCCCAGGAGTTCGCGCCCGAAGTGCGGGCCAACGCGGTGCTCCCGGGTCCACACGAGACCGAACGGATCGAGAGCCTCGTCGAGCAGGCGGTCGATCGCGGGGACTACGACTCCTACGAGGAGGGCCTCGACGACTGGGCGAGCAACCCCCTCGACAGGATCGGCGATCCGATGGAACTGGGCAACACCGTTGCCTTCCTCTCGTCGCCGCTGTCGGGCTATATCAACGGCGAGAGCGTCCTGATCGACGGCGGCTCCACGGGGGCGAACCTATGA
- a CDS encoding DUF362 domain-containing protein, which translates to MEFPDQSDIADLIDPQPHPPFARVSYEPSTETLTDPLATVRSELDRLPLDEIEPGATVAVGVGSRGIHRIDDVVAETVSVVEERGFEPVVVPAMGSHGGATPEGQREILAALDVTEERIGAPIDARMDVEQLDEIDVDGTTTPVYFSAAALEADAVMVINRVKPHTNFTGRIESGLCKMLTVGLGKQRGAQAFHSTAIEQGYVPTIESLVAAIRKSVPLLGGLALVENFHEETGHIEAIPAPELEEREPALLDRAREEMATLPADEIDLLVVDELGKEISGAGMDTNVIGRYRVLNAPDPETPSIKLIYARGLTDATSGNGNGIGLADITRQAAGEQLDLRKTYANALTSGSLAKAKLPPVVPNDELAMRVALNALGGYDPETVRIVWIENTTDLAEFYVSEALLEDIDDGVTVENRVQLAYDDGTAAFEPV; encoded by the coding sequence ATGGAGTTCCCCGACCAGAGCGACATAGCCGATCTCATCGATCCGCAGCCGCACCCGCCGTTCGCGCGCGTCAGTTACGAACCGTCTACCGAGACCCTGACCGATCCGCTAGCGACGGTCCGGTCGGAGCTGGATCGGCTCCCGTTAGACGAGATAGAGCCCGGCGCGACGGTCGCCGTCGGCGTCGGCAGCAGGGGGATCCACCGGATCGACGACGTCGTCGCTGAGACGGTATCGGTCGTCGAGGAGCGCGGGTTCGAGCCGGTCGTCGTCCCGGCTATGGGTAGCCACGGCGGTGCGACTCCCGAAGGGCAACGAGAGATCCTCGCGGCGCTGGACGTCACCGAAGAGCGGATCGGTGCGCCGATCGACGCCCGGATGGACGTCGAGCAACTCGACGAGATAGACGTCGACGGGACGACGACGCCCGTCTACTTCTCGGCCGCCGCGCTCGAGGCTGACGCGGTCATGGTGATCAACCGAGTCAAGCCGCACACGAACTTCACCGGCCGGATCGAGAGCGGACTCTGCAAGATGCTCACCGTCGGACTCGGCAAGCAACGGGGCGCCCAGGCGTTCCACTCGACGGCGATCGAGCAGGGATACGTGCCGACGATCGAATCGCTCGTCGCGGCCATCAGGAAGTCGGTCCCCCTGCTCGGCGGGCTCGCGCTGGTGGAGAACTTCCACGAAGAGACGGGCCACATCGAGGCGATTCCGGCGCCGGAGCTCGAGGAGCGCGAGCCGGCCCTGCTCGACCGCGCTCGCGAAGAGATGGCGACGCTCCCCGCCGACGAGATCGACCTGCTCGTCGTCGACGAACTCGGGAAGGAGATCTCCGGCGCGGGGATGGATACGAACGTGATCGGCCGATATCGTGTCCTCAACGCGCCCGATCCGGAGACACCCTCTATCAAACTCATCTACGCCCGCGGGCTCACGGACGCAACCAGCGGCAACGGGAACGGGATCGGCCTGGCCGATATCACTCGCCAGGCCGCCGGCGAGCAACTCGACTTGCGGAAGACCTACGCGAACGCCCTGACGAGCGGCTCGCTCGCCAAAGCGAAGCTCCCGCCCGTCGTACCGAACGACGAACTGGCGATGCGAGTCGCGCTGAACGCGCTCGGCGGTTACGACCCGGAGACGGTCCGGATCGTCTGGATCGAGAACACGACCGACCTCGCCGAGTTCTACGTCTCGGAGGCACTGCTTGAGGACATCGACGACGGCGTCACTGTCGAAAATCGGGTACAACTCGCTTACGACGACGGAACGGCGGCGTTCGAGCCCGTCTGA
- a CDS encoding cupin domain-containing protein produces MKPVDFDDAATYEPDEGWRRVSLAGSDRFSFEWFEKPPGHSSPMHHHENEQVCLCLEGELTVASEDGESVTLERYDSVLLESDEPHKVENTGDERAVGLDVFAPGRSFDFWTDRDE; encoded by the coding sequence ATGAAGCCGGTCGACTTCGACGACGCGGCGACTTACGAACCCGACGAGGGCTGGCGGCGGGTCTCACTGGCCGGTAGCGACCGGTTCTCGTTCGAGTGGTTCGAGAAGCCGCCGGGCCACAGCTCCCCGATGCACCATCACGAGAACGAACAGGTCTGTCTCTGTCTCGAGGGCGAACTCACCGTCGCGAGCGAGGACGGCGAGTCGGTCACCCTCGAACGGTACGACTCCGTCCTGCTCGAGTCCGACGAACCCCACAAGGTCGAGAACACCGGCGACGAGCGGGCGGTCGGCCTGGACGTGTTCGCGCCCGGCCGATCGTTCGACTTCTGGACCGACCGAGACGAATGA
- a CDS encoding IclR family transcriptional regulator produces MMERNTGGGNRIGSTKTSFEIVHELHENGPARLSEIAAELDITESTAHRHLNTLCDLRYVSRVGERYQIGLRFVRLGRAAQMRDPAYGMAKQYVQTLSEETQERSQFVVEDHGLGIYIHMATGSKAVRAGFGVGRQIHLHSSSAGKSILAHYPRERVDDIFDRWELPSLTENTITDREELYAELEEVRERGVAFNREEHVDGINGAAVPVKRDGAVLGALAVAGPSNRLTGERLEDELPDRLLAAANELELNITYSSPDSSNDHVVE; encoded by the coding sequence ATGATGGAACGAAACACTGGTGGCGGAAATCGGATCGGGAGCACGAAAACGAGCTTCGAGATCGTCCACGAACTCCACGAGAACGGTCCCGCCCGGCTCTCCGAGATCGCCGCCGAACTCGATATTACCGAGAGCACAGCGCACCGGCACCTCAACACGCTCTGTGATCTCCGGTACGTGTCGCGGGTGGGAGAACGGTATCAGATCGGACTCCGGTTCGTGCGGTTGGGCCGAGCGGCGCAAATGAGGGACCCGGCGTACGGAATGGCGAAGCAGTACGTCCAGACCCTCTCCGAGGAAACCCAGGAGCGATCGCAGTTCGTCGTCGAAGATCACGGACTCGGGATCTACATCCACATGGCGACCGGCAGCAAGGCCGTCCGCGCCGGGTTCGGCGTCGGTCGGCAGATCCACCTCCACTCGTCGTCGGCGGGCAAATCGATACTCGCGCACTACCCGCGAGAGCGCGTCGACGACATCTTCGACCGGTGGGAGCTGCCGTCGCTCACCGAGAACACCATCACCGACCGCGAGGAGCTCTACGCGGAACTCGAGGAGGTCCGCGAGCGCGGCGTCGCCTTCAACCGCGAGGAGCACGTCGACGGAATCAACGGGGCCGCGGTCCCCGTCAAACGCGATGGGGCGGTTCTCGGGGCGCTCGCTGTCGCGGGGCCGTCCAACCGGCTGACCGGAGAGCGGCTCGAGGACGAGCTTCCGGACCGCCTGCTCGCGGCCGCGAACGAACTCGAACTGAACATCACTTACTCGTCACCTGATAGTTCGAACGATCACGTCGTCGAGTGA
- a CDS encoding TAXI family TRAP transporter solute-binding subunit — translation MPDNGVDRRQFLKGAATASAIGVAGCLGGGGDEMQLRVGTSAGGTQDVGLAVERAVDQESDELDYSTVESPGYIGTLYRLDQDQFNAGIVDNNSMTKAAEDRGSFEDEGVDMIPYQGFYAFPYSIYIVARDGTGIETFDDLAGANVYPAEPGYSTRATTLDVWSQDPTADVYDEMNIMDMGVDDAPGAMEEERIDAAIAYGTPPVRYTGFVTEYDARVDVHYVEETDALVESAESYAGAGTSQIAYDDWGLEQDIGVDEVFTWDLQVNYVFHPDASDDAVYELCRVVDEHNDTVNEGEEQFNDFESTEDMLGAALEDDTFPFHSGAVEYYQDNDAWDDSLPTPE, via the coding sequence ATGCCAGATAATGGTGTAGATAGGCGGCAATTTCTCAAAGGGGCAGCGACCGCGAGCGCGATCGGCGTGGCAGGCTGCTTAGGCGGTGGTGGCGACGAGATGCAGCTCCGCGTCGGAACCTCCGCCGGGGGAACGCAAGACGTCGGACTCGCCGTCGAACGAGCGGTCGATCAGGAGAGCGACGAACTCGACTATTCGACGGTCGAGAGCCCGGGATACATCGGCACACTGTACCGGCTCGATCAGGATCAATTCAACGCCGGTATCGTCGATAACAACTCGATGACGAAGGCAGCCGAAGACCGTGGCAGTTTCGAGGACGAGGGCGTCGATATGATTCCCTATCAGGGATTCTACGCGTTCCCGTACAGCATCTATATCGTCGCTCGCGACGGGACGGGGATCGAAACATTCGACGATCTGGCGGGCGCGAACGTCTACCCGGCCGAGCCGGGTTACTCGACGCGGGCAACGACGCTCGACGTCTGGAGCCAAGACCCGACGGCGGACGTCTACGATGAGATGAATATCATGGACATGGGCGTCGACGACGCCCCCGGTGCTATGGAGGAGGAACGCATCGACGCCGCGATCGCCTACGGGACCCCGCCGGTCAGGTACACCGGTTTCGTGACCGAATACGACGCCCGCGTCGATGTCCACTACGTCGAAGAGACCGATGCGCTGGTCGAATCCGCCGAATCGTACGCCGGTGCCGGGACCTCACAGATCGCGTACGACGACTGGGGGCTCGAGCAGGACATCGGCGTCGACGAGGTGTTCACCTGGGATTTGCAGGTCAACTACGTCTTCCACCCCGACGCCAGCGACGACGCCGTCTACGAACTCTGTCGCGTCGTCGACGAGCACAACGACACCGTCAACGAGGGCGAAGAGCAGTTCAACGACTTCGAATCGACGGAGGACATGCTCGGCGCGGCCCTCGAAGACGACACGTTCCCCTTCCATTCCGGCGCGGTCGAGTACTATCAGGACAACGACGCCTGGGACGATAGTCTCCCGACCCCGGAGTAA
- a CDS encoding MFS transporter: MDANDRSIISFVMLSHAIVHTYELSIPILMLLWVDAFSISIGSLAVVVSAGYAMFGLGALPTGVLADVYGSRTLIVCCLVGMSASFLLVSAAPTLHVLVLALVCWGIAASIYHPAGLSLISTGVVDRGTAFAYHGVAGNAGIALGPLVTALLLLVVDWRLVTVLLSLPSLVVAGYALTVRFDEHAGANARRADADESAAPSASSLSELWAGSKALFATGFALVFVIVMLSGLFYRGTLTLLPEILTTMLEPSIGDLRLFDPNSALASEFEPSRYFYTGLLLVGIGGQYVGGKLTDRLPTERGLVVAFGSLAVIALAFVPAARAGAVSLALVSAALGFVLFLIQPLYQATIARYSPANARGLSYGFTYVGTFGVGALGAALTGVVYDGFGIVPMFATLAGVAVLACLLSGSLLVTGDAANGTRAANVDGD, encoded by the coding sequence ATGGACGCGAACGATCGGTCTATCATCAGTTTCGTTATGCTATCGCACGCGATCGTGCACACGTACGAGCTCTCGATTCCTATTCTCATGCTCCTGTGGGTGGACGCGTTCTCGATCTCAATCGGCTCCCTCGCCGTCGTGGTCTCCGCCGGCTACGCAATGTTTGGATTAGGGGCGCTTCCGACCGGCGTCCTCGCCGACGTCTACGGTTCGCGAACGCTGATCGTCTGCTGTCTCGTCGGCATGAGCGCGTCGTTTCTCCTCGTGAGCGCGGCGCCGACCCTCCACGTCCTCGTGCTGGCGCTGGTCTGCTGGGGCATCGCGGCGAGCATCTACCACCCGGCGGGGCTCTCGCTGATCAGTACGGGCGTCGTCGACCGCGGCACGGCGTTCGCGTATCACGGCGTCGCGGGCAACGCCGGTATCGCCCTCGGTCCTCTGGTGACCGCGCTCCTCCTGCTCGTCGTCGACTGGCGGCTCGTCACCGTTCTGCTGTCGCTTCCGTCCCTCGTCGTCGCGGGCTACGCGCTGACGGTTCGGTTCGACGAGCACGCCGGCGCGAACGCGCGCCGGGCCGACGCGGACGAAAGCGCTGCCCCGTCGGCGTCGTCGCTGTCGGAGCTGTGGGCCGGCTCGAAGGCCCTGTTCGCGACCGGGTTCGCCCTCGTTTTCGTCATCGTCATGCTCAGCGGGTTGTTCTACCGCGGAACGCTGACGTTGCTGCCGGAAATTCTGACGACGATGCTCGAACCGAGTATCGGCGACCTCCGGCTCTTCGATCCCAACTCCGCGCTGGCGTCGGAGTTCGAGCCATCGCGGTATTTCTACACGGGACTGCTGCTCGTCGGCATCGGCGGCCAGTACGTCGGCGGGAAACTCACCGATCGATTGCCGACCGAACGGGGACTGGTAGTCGCGTTCGGCTCACTCGCGGTCATCGCGCTCGCCTTCGTCCCCGCGGCCCGGGCCGGCGCCGTCTCGCTCGCGCTGGTCAGCGCCGCCCTCGGCTTCGTCCTCTTCTTGATCCAGCCCCTGTACCAGGCGACGATCGCTCGGTACTCGCCGGCGAACGCTCGCGGGCTCTCCTACGGCTTCACGTACGTCGGCACGTTCGGCGTCGGCGCGCTCGGTGCCGCGCTCACCGGCGTCGTCTACGACGGCTTTGGGATCGTCCCGATGTTCGCGACGCTCGCCGGTGTCGCGGTCCTGGCCTGCCTGCTCAGCGGCTCGCTGCTCGTCACCGGCGACGCGGCGAATGGGACCCGCGCGGCGAACGTGGACGGCGACTGA
- a CDS encoding mandelate racemase/muconate lactonizing enzyme family protein, translated as MEIDHVESFPVAIPLEEPVSFSNRTLTYRDHAITYVRTESGREGVGYSLGYEGAGLIADAVESLLEPLVVGEDPRDTERLWREMFDGTVQIGRSGVLLRAISTVDIALWDIKAKAADQPLYKLLGGHADTVPAYASGGYYRDEKGHEGLREEMRRYLDEGHDVVKMKVGRRSISEEADRVAAVRDEIGSDRTLLLDANGAWSGATEAIRACRAFEPYDPYFIEEPVMIDSVGAMTDVNEAIPYPVATGELEGPRYSFERLSDDGAADILQPDATVCGGITEWLKIAHYAAANDVRIAPHYNWNLHASLLGAIENGLWVEYFYRDMDVKVFDDIVETPLRPDGTGTIPLPDAPGHGVQLDADALADFNRTYESYQAN; from the coding sequence ATGGAGATCGACCACGTCGAGTCCTTTCCAGTGGCGATACCGCTGGAAGAGCCGGTGTCCTTCTCGAACCGGACGCTCACCTATCGCGATCACGCGATCACGTACGTCCGGACCGAAAGCGGACGCGAGGGTGTCGGCTACTCGCTTGGCTACGAGGGCGCGGGACTGATCGCCGATGCGGTCGAATCCTTGCTCGAACCGCTCGTCGTCGGCGAGGATCCGCGGGACACCGAACGGCTGTGGCGCGAGATGTTCGACGGGACGGTCCAGATCGGACGGAGCGGCGTGCTTCTCCGGGCGATATCGACCGTCGATATCGCCCTCTGGGACATCAAGGCGAAGGCGGCCGACCAACCGCTGTACAAACTCCTCGGCGGCCACGCCGACACGGTCCCCGCCTACGCGAGCGGCGGCTACTACCGAGACGAGAAGGGCCACGAGGGACTCCGCGAGGAGATGCGCCGGTACCTCGATGAGGGACACGACGTCGTCAAGATGAAGGTCGGTCGCCGGTCGATCTCCGAGGAAGCCGACCGCGTGGCGGCCGTCCGCGACGAGATCGGGTCCGATCGGACGCTGTTGCTCGACGCGAACGGCGCCTGGTCGGGCGCGACGGAAGCGATCCGAGCGTGTCGCGCGTTCGAACCGTACGATCCGTACTTCATCGAGGAACCGGTTATGATCGATAGCGTCGGCGCGATGACCGATGTCAACGAGGCGATCCCGTACCCGGTCGCGACTGGCGAACTCGAGGGACCGCGCTATTCCTTCGAACGACTGTCCGACGACGGCGCCGCTGACATCCTCCAGCCCGACGCGACCGTCTGTGGCGGGATCACCGAGTGGCTCAAGATCGCCCACTACGCGGCGGCCAACGACGTGCGGATCGCACCCCACTACAACTGGAACCTGCACGCGTCGCTGCTCGGCGCGATCGAGAATGGGCTCTGGGTGGAGTACTTCTACCGCGACATGGACGTGAAGGTGTTCGACGATATCGTCGAAACCCCGCTCCGGCCCGACGGAACCGGGACGATTCCGCTCCCGGATGCCCCCGGCCACGGCGTGCAGTTAGACGCGGACGCGCTTGCGGACTTCAACCGGACGTACGAATCGTACCAGGCGAACTGA
- a CDS encoding fumarylacetoacetate hydrolase family protein, with protein sequence MKYLARTTDSRPLLGDDEGFVPLSSAAPDVASVREALPLAASGRLPDTDAAPADRIDRRHVQFGPPLERFGKLWGIGLNYAEHAGDLDEQRPDEPASFLKPTSAVTGPGGPIQLPPADQSDGVTAEAELAVLIGRECRNVAEDEVDDVVAGYLPIIDMTAEDVLQRNPRFLTRAKSFDSFLVVGPTIAVPDEPPRLEDVTVRTIVNETVAAENEVRNMLFPPREIVSFHSDVMTLQPGDLFSTGTPGAEPIEPGDRVRATVETIGDVDAPVVR encoded by the coding sequence ATGAAGTACCTCGCACGAACCACCGACAGCCGACCGCTGCTCGGGGATGACGAGGGATTCGTCCCGCTCTCGTCGGCCGCCCCGGATGTCGCGAGCGTTCGCGAGGCGCTCCCCCTCGCTGCGAGCGGGCGGCTCCCCGACACGGACGCGGCCCCCGCCGATCGGATCGATCGGCGACACGTGCAGTTCGGTCCGCCTCTCGAACGGTTCGGCAAACTGTGGGGCATCGGGCTGAACTACGCCGAACACGCCGGCGACTTGGACGAGCAACGGCCGGACGAGCCCGCAAGCTTCCTGAAGCCGACGAGCGCCGTCACCGGGCCCGGCGGCCCGATTCAACTCCCGCCGGCCGATCAGAGCGACGGCGTGACGGCCGAGGCCGAACTCGCCGTGTTGATCGGGCGAGAGTGTCGCAACGTCGCCGAAGACGAGGTCGACGACGTGGTTGCGGGATATCTCCCCATCATCGACATGACCGCGGAGGACGTCCTCCAGCGCAACCCGCGGTTCCTGACGCGAGCCAAGAGCTTCGACTCGTTCCTCGTCGTCGGACCGACGATCGCCGTCCCCGACGAGCCGCCGCGCCTCGAAGACGTGACGGTCCGGACGATCGTCAACGAGACGGTCGCCGCCGAAAACGAGGTTCGGAACATGCTGTTCCCGCCGCGGGAGATCGTCTCGTTCCACTCCGACGTGATGACGCTCCAGCCAGGCGATCTCTTCAGTACGGGAACGCCCGGTGCGGAACCGATCGAACCGGGGGATCGCGTTCGCGCGACCGTCGAGACGATCGGCGACGTCGACGCGCCGGTCGTCCGCTGA